Proteins found in one Mytilus edulis chromosome 2, xbMytEdul2.2, whole genome shotgun sequence genomic segment:
- the LOC139512084 gene encoding uncharacterized protein encodes MAYFQSVQKSEIPINCHLCDSKKLIKWKCIDCGLFICDKCKEGRHLRIKNAQDHNVISIKDVGLHSEKLDFTNIKCTDHTEQSCCLYCKRCESLVCPTCVSKVHKKHANDLIEIGEAYKIKLDGLKEGQSYIKKEKEKAITIKKQLEQRKNAENAKYNKVIPNILNHGNALKKAIDKYIEELKDEVDQNLKDILKSIDTDLHNLSKSMEHANEKNREVEILIKTKDVAKFFSEVSVNKSKEVLVPKPQTSYNSIPNFLPREITQSNVGVLQREESDKLEKLSVAFKICQEYQTELSRVSQIIPCAYNSIWINSSSDGCIVNAEPKGRKLIELSTFKMTVYGMAITKSNDLLLSVHGKSRLQKLNTTTGKLTDTDFNVDPLVPISIHITSGNKVIVVGISEKLGRKAVFVINHKGDHETVYEYDKHNQPLFTYPRSITSTSDGKIHLVDFHKGKKGRVVVLGKGSDIVNSYTGDPKINKQKSFKPQRIATTSKDNVMVTDLDTEIIHILNSNGCLISWYNTKDIGILHPFSLALTPTGQVYIGCTRQAGSTAKEANIYEVTISGC; translated from the coding sequence atggcgtattttcaatctgttcaaaaAAGTGAGATACCAATAAATTGTCATTTATGTGATTCTAAGAAACTCATCAAGTGGAAATGCATAGACTGCGGACTTTTTATCTGTGATAAGTGTAAAGAGGGAAGACATCTTAGAATTAAAAATGCACAGGATCATAATGTCATAAGTATCAAAGACGTTGGTCTACACAGTGAAAAATTggattttacaaatattaaatgtACCGACCATACTGAACAATCCTGCTGTCTGTATTGCAAGAGATGTGAAAGTCTAGTGTGTCCAACTTGTGTGTCTAAAGTTCATAAGAAACATGCAAATGACCTTATTGAAATCGGTGAAGCATATAAAATCAAATTAGATGGACTGAAAGAAGGACAAAGTTatattaaaaaggaaaaagaaaaagcCATTACCATAAAAAAGCAATTGGAACAACGTAAGAATGCTGAAAATGCCAAGTATAATAAAGTTATACCTAATATTCTGAACCATGGAAATGCATTGAAAAAGGCAATAGACAAATATATTGAAGAGCTGAAAGATGAAGTTGATCAAAACCTAAAAGATATTTTGAAGTCAATTGACACAGACCTTCATAACTTATCAAAATCAATGGAGCATGCTAACGAGAAAAACCGGGAAGTTGAGATTTTAATCAAAACCAAAGATGTTGCAAAGTTTTTTTCGGAAGTCAGCGTTAACAAATCAAAGGAAGTGCTAGTACCAAAACCACAAACTTCATACAATTCCATACCAAACTTTCTTCCAAGGGAGATCACTCAATCTAATGTTGGAGTGCTACAAAGGGAAGAGAGTGACAAGCTAGAGAAACTAAGTGTTGCTTTTAAAATCTGCCAAGAATATCAGACAGAACTTTCTAGAGTATCACAAATCATTCCATGTGCTTACAATTCCATCTGGATAAATTCAAGTTCAGATGGTTGTATTGTAAATGCAGAAcctaaggggagaaaactcattGAGTTGTCTACCTTTAAAATGACCGTCTATGGTATGGCAATAACCAAATCTAATGACCTCCTTCTTTCCGTCCATGGTAAATCCAGACTACAAAAACTGAATACTACTACTGGTAAACTAACAGACACCGACTTTAATGTGGATCCCCTTGTCCCTATTAGTATCCACATTACCAGTGGTAACAAGGTTATAGTAGTAGGAATTAGCGAGAAACTTGGAAGAAAGGCTGTTTTCGTAATTAACCACAAGGGAGACCATGAAACTGTGTATGAATATGATAAACACAATCAACCTCTATTCACTTACCCCAGGAGTATCACAAGTACCAGTGATGGGAAAATACATCTGGTAGATTTTCACAAAGGTAAAAAAGGAAGAGTGGTTGTTTTAGGGAAGGGAAGTGATATAGTTAACTCATATACCGGCGATCCaaaaatcaacaaacaaaaatcatttaaacCACAGAGAATAGCCACAACATCAAAAGACAATGTCATGGTGACTGATTTGGACACAGAAATAATACACATTCTAAACAGTAATGGCTGTCTAATATCATGGTACAACACTAAAGACATAGGAATACTACATCCGTTCTCCCTTGCCCTTACTCCGACAGGGCAGGTATACATTGGTTGTACTAGACAAGCAGGTAGTACAGCTAAAGAAGCCAATATTTATGAAGTGACTATATCTGGATGTTAA